A genomic window from Lentibacter algarum includes:
- a CDS encoding ABC transporter substrate-binding protein, translated as MKTKLTTMIATAALTAAFAVQATAETVTIGTEGAYPPFNYIESDGTIAGFDIDIALELCKRMDVECDVVAQDWDGIIPGLLANKYDVIVASMFITEERKQQVDFTDPYYLAAMTHVVPMGSDIIEFTNESLSGLIIGAQSGTTQADFAEATYPDAEVRLYPTQDEVNLDMASGRIDLQVGDMLPMLDWTTKSEDGACCELGGEPITDPAFVGDGVGMAVRQEDDELRENLNNALAEMRADGTYLEINNKYFEIDVYTMK; from the coding sequence ATGAAAACCAAACTGACGACAATGATCGCGACGGCGGCCCTCACGGCAGCCTTTGCAGTGCAAGCCACCGCAGAAACTGTGACAATCGGAACCGAGGGCGCGTACCCTCCGTTCAATTACATCGAATCTGATGGGACAATCGCCGGTTTCGACATCGATATTGCCTTGGAATTGTGCAAACGCATGGATGTAGAATGTGATGTTGTAGCCCAAGACTGGGACGGTATCATCCCCGGCCTGCTGGCAAACAAATATGATGTGATCGTTGCGTCGATGTTCATCACCGAAGAACGCAAACAGCAGGTTGATTTCACTGACCCTTACTATCTTGCTGCGATGACGCATGTTGTCCCAATGGGCAGCGATATCATCGAATTCACCAATGAATCTCTTTCGGGCCTGATCATTGGCGCGCAGTCGGGAACAACGCAGGCCGACTTTGCCGAGGCAACCTATCCTGACGCCGAAGTCCGCCTTTATCCTACGCAGGACGAAGTAAATTTGGACATGGCAAGCGGTCGTATTGATCTGCAAGTCGGTGACATGCTGCCGATGCTGGATTGGACCACAAAATCCGAAGACGGCGCATGCTGTGAGTTGGGAGGCGAACCGATCACCGATCCTGCCTTTGTCGGCGACGGCGTTGGCATGGCCGTGCGTCAGGAAGATGACGAATTGCGCGAGAACCTGAACAATGCGCTTGCAGAAATGCGTGCTGATGGAACCTATCTTGAAATCAACAACAAGTATTTCGAAATCGACGTCTATACGATGAAATGA
- a CDS encoding ABC transporter permease, which yields MYELFAYGDAGWGDEILRGLAITAQLAIVTLPVGLALGFLAAFCSLSQLRTLRFFGFGYTTVMRGLPEILTLFVVYNGVGLLLNSALRWWNPDGGGTNFSPFAAGVIALGMVFGAFAGEVIRGAFNSLDRGQAEAGRAIGMSQRKIFFRIQLPQLWRFALPGLGNLWINMLKDTALVSVIALDDLMRMTKVAVGVTKQPFTFYLVACLIYWVLCLLSEVVLARMEKRANRGVRRA from the coding sequence ATGTATGAGCTCTTTGCATACGGCGATGCCGGCTGGGGGGATGAAATTCTGCGCGGGCTGGCGATTACGGCGCAACTTGCCATCGTAACGCTGCCCGTCGGGCTCGCCCTTGGATTTCTTGCGGCGTTTTGTTCGCTGTCGCAGTTGCGAACTCTGCGCTTTTTCGGGTTCGGCTACACAACCGTCATGCGCGGGTTGCCGGAAATCCTAACCCTGTTTGTGGTCTATAACGGCGTTGGTTTGCTTTTGAATTCGGCGCTACGCTGGTGGAACCCTGACGGCGGCGGCACTAATTTCAGCCCCTTTGCAGCCGGTGTTATCGCGCTTGGCATGGTGTTCGGTGCCTTCGCGGGCGAAGTGATCCGAGGCGCGTTCAACTCGCTTGATAGAGGACAGGCCGAGGCTGGCCGCGCAATCGGTATGAGCCAGCGAAAGATATTCTTTCGGATCCAGTTGCCGCAATTGTGGCGCTTTGCGCTGCCCGGCTTAGGCAATCTCTGGATCAACATGCTTAAAGATACAGCGCTTGTCTCGGTGATCGCCTTGGATGATCTGATGCGCATGACCAAAGTGGCCGTTGGGGTCACGAAACAACCCTTCACCTTCTATCTTGTGGCTTGCCTGATTTATTGGGTGCTTTGCCTGCTGTCGGAAGTGGTTCTGGCGCGGATGGAAAAACGTGCCAATCGTGGCGTAAGGAGGGCATGA